From one Lolium rigidum isolate FL_2022 chromosome 4, APGP_CSIRO_Lrig_0.1, whole genome shotgun sequence genomic stretch:
- the LOC124708551 gene encoding probable beta-1,3-galactosyltransferase 12: MPLHHPKHRHHHDEDVLPYHRSDDEAKPRRPYAPSSFPSPASPASPHRLLLLFAVVCLLLAVASLSFAVSVSLRPAPLQPPPASVAFRCGRVEDSLRSFLASSRNYSAADREKVLAVVGVHTELGSADRRAALRATWFPPNPEGIVSLEHGFGLSFRFVIGRTKDKEKMADLQKEVDLYHDFLFIDAEEGTKPPQKMLAYFKAAYEMFDAEFYVKADDTIYLRPDRLAALLAKDRPHHRTYVGCMKKGPVVNDPNMKWYESSWGLLGNEYFSHASGALYALSSQVVGALATAKNDSLRMFDYEDVTIGSWMLAMNVNHEDNRAMCDSACTPTSIAVWDSKPCSGPCNPIEKIKGLHNTTLCSKSPTLPPDVEEEE, from the exons atgCCGCTCCACCACCCCAAGCACCGGCACCACCACGACGAAGACGTCCTCCCCTACCACCGCTCCGACGACGAGGCCAAGCCGCGCCGCCCGTACGCCCCCTCCAGCTTCCCCTCGCCGGCCTCCCCCGCTTCCCCtcaccgccttctcctcctcttcgccGTCGTgtgcctcctcctcgccgtcgcctccctctCCTTCGCCGTGTCAGTTAGCCTCCGCCCTGCGCCACTCCAGCCGCCCCCCGCCTCCGTAGCCTTCCGCTGCGGCCGCGTGGAGGACTCCCTACGCTCCTTCCTCGCCTCCTCCCGGAACTACTCCGCCGCCGACAGGGAGAAGGTGCTCGCCGTCGTCGGGGTCCACACCGAGCTCGGATCCGCCGACCGCCGCGCCGCGTTACGAGCCACCTGGTTCCCGCCCAACCCTGAAGGCATCGTAAG TTTGGAACATGGATTTGGTTTATCATTTAGGTTTGTCATTGGAAGGACAAAGGACAAAGAAAAAATGGCAGATCTTCAGAAAGAGGTAGATCTGTATCATGACTTTTTGTTTATTGATGCTGAAGAGGGTACGAAGCCCCCACAGAAGAT GTTAGCATATTTCAAAGCAGCTTATGAGATGTTCGATGCAGAATTCTATGTCAAAGCTGATGACACGATCTATCTGCGCCCAG ATAGACTTGCTGCTCTCCTGGCAAAGGATAGGCCTCATCACCGGACTTACGTTGGTTGCATGAAGAAGGGACCAGTTGTCAATGATCCAAATATGAAATG GTATGAAAGTTCATGGGGATTATTAGGTAATGAGTACTTCTCGCACGCATCTGGCGCACTGTATGCTCTTTCTTCGCAAGTGGTGGGAGCTCTAGCTACTGCAAAGAATGATAG TTTAAGGATGTTCGATTATGAGGATGTTACCATTGGCTCATGGATGCTCGCCATGAATGTAAATCATGAAGACAACCGTGCAATGTGTGATTCCGCATGTACTCCCACCTCCATTGCTGTATGGGACAGCAAGCCATGTTCAG GTCCCTGTAACCCCATTGAGAAAATAAAGGGGCTGCACAATACAACTTTGTGTTCAAAAAGCCCTACATTACCACCTGATGTGGAGGAGGAAGAGTAG